AATGCTAATTAATGAGCATGACAAAGATTATTTTATGACTATTTTGGATTTAAATTTGCCAGATGCTCCAAATGGCGAGATCGTTGATTATGCACTTTCCAAAGGGCTTTCGGCTATCGTTTTAACAGGTAGCATTGATGATGAAACAAGGCAAAATTTTATAAATAAAGATATTGTGGATTATGTTTATAAAGGAAATATGGACGATATCAACTATATCTTCCAAATGATAAATAGACTGAGCAAAAATAGACAATACAAGGTTTTGGTTGTTGAAGACTCGCTCCCTTTTAGAAATATGATAAAAAAGATATTAACTAGCCTTCAATTTAAAGTTTTAGCTGCTGCTCATGGCGAAGAGGCAATGAACTATTTTGCGGATAATCCTGATATAAATCTTATAATAACTGATTATAGAATGCCAGTAAAAGATGGCCTTGAAGTTTTAAAAGAGGTTAGAAAAGAAAAAGACAAAAATAGTCTTGGCGTAATCGTTATGACATCTCCTAGCGAAAAGACTGACGCATCAATATTTTTAAAAAATGGTGCGAGCGATTTTATAGCAAAACCATTTTCAAAAGAAGAGCTAATATGCCGTGTTAATAATACGATCGAAGCGATGGAAAATATAAACAAGATAGCAAATTTTGCAAATCGCGACTTCTTAACAGGAGTTTATAATAGAAGATTTTTTTATTCTGACGTAGAAGAGTATGTTCAAGTAGCTGAAGAGACTAATGAGCCTTACGCTTTTGCAATGATTGATGTTGATTATTTCAAAAAGATAAATGATAAATATGGCCATGATGGCGGAGATAAGGTACTAAAATCAATCGCAAAAATTTTAAATGACAATACAAAAGGAAGTGATATTGTTGCTAGATTTGGCGGCGAAGAATTTTGCGTTGTCCTTAAAAAAATAAACAAAGAAGAAGCTGTTAAATTTTTTGTAAATTTACGAGCCAAAGTGGCTGAAAATGAAGTAACTATAAAAAAGGAAAAAGTAAAAGTTACTATATCAATAGGTGTATCTTTTGGCAATGGTCATTGCGAGATAGACGATATGCTTGAGGCTTGCGATTCAGCACTTTATACCGCAAAAGAAAATGGTAGAAACAGAGTAGAGATAGCTTTATGATTATAGATACGCATTGTCATTTAGATAGTAAAATTTACGATCCTGACCTTGATAAAATTTTAGAAGAAGCTAGAAATTTAGGGCTAAAAGGCTTTATTATCCCGGGAGCTGATATCAATGATTTACCAAAAGCGGCTAAAATAGCGCATGAAAATTCTGACGTTTTCTTTGCCGCTGGAGTTCATCCATATGATAAAGAGAGTTTTAGCATTGAAATTTTAAGAAATTTTGCTAAAGATGAAAAGTGTGTGGCAATAGGTGAATGTGGTCTGGACTACTTTCGCTTACCAAAAGATGAAAATGAAAAGATAAAAGAAAAAGAGGATCAAAAACGTATTTTTTTAGCTCAACTTGATTTGGCTGTTGAGTTAAAAAAAACCGTTATTCTTCACATTAGGGAGGCTAATGAGGACTCTTTTAATATCTTAAAAGAGTATGCACCAAAGCTTGAAGCTGGAGTGATTTTGCACTGTTATAATGCTTCGCCACTTCTTTTAGAGCTTTGTAAATTTGGGAATTTTTACTTTGGCATAGGCGGTGTTTTAACATTTAAAAATGCTAAAAATTTAGTCGAAATTTTGCCAAAAATCCCATTTGATAGGATAGTTATTGAAACTGACGCT
The sequence above is drawn from the Campylobacter concisus genome and encodes:
- a CDS encoding GGDEF domain-containing response regulator, with protein sequence MERILVVDDNKALAKLIVMQMEKTIDEMAIDVAYSFAEAQMLINEHDKDYFMTILDLNLPDAPNGEIVDYALSKGLSAIVLTGSIDDETRQNFINKDIVDYVYKGNMDDINYIFQMINRLSKNRQYKVLVVEDSLPFRNMIKKILTSLQFKVLAAAHGEEAMNYFADNPDINLIITDYRMPVKDGLEVLKEVRKEKDKNSLGVIVMTSPSEKTDASIFLKNGASDFIAKPFSKEELICRVNNTIEAMENINKIANFANRDFLTGVYNRRFFYSDVEEYVQVAEETNEPYAFAMIDVDYFKKINDKYGHDGGDKVLKSIAKILNDNTKGSDIVARFGGEEFCVVLKKINKEEAVKFFVNLRAKVAENEVTIKKEKVKVTISIGVSFGNGHCEIDDMLEACDSALYTAKENGRNRVEIAL
- a CDS encoding TatD family hydrolase; this translates as MIIDTHCHLDSKIYDPDLDKILEEARNLGLKGFIIPGADINDLPKAAKIAHENSDVFFAAGVHPYDKESFSIEILRNFAKDEKCVAIGECGLDYFRLPKDENEKIKEKEDQKRIFLAQLDLAVELKKTVILHIREANEDSFNILKEYAPKLEAGVILHCYNASPLLLELCKFGNFYFGIGGVLTFKNAKNLVEILPKIPFDRIVIETDAPYLTPEPNRGKRNEPAFTTFVAKKIAEILNLEFEVVCEKTSNNAKRLFKCFA